A single window of Rudaeicoccus suwonensis DNA harbors:
- a CDS encoding type II toxin-antitoxin system VapC family toxin: protein MLDTNVISAIRVRGRSPQVEKWVAAVPIGDQFVTAMTIAEIERGVAAKERSDPAQGAVLRWWLEDRVLPAFSGRVLPFDLLAARVLAGYRVPEYAPLDDALIAAVAEAAGMTVVTRNARHFEPLGVACLDPWVTPGRASR from the coding sequence GGCGAAGTCCCCAGGTGGAGAAGTGGGTGGCGGCAGTTCCGATCGGCGATCAGTTCGTCACGGCGATGACGATCGCGGAGATCGAGCGAGGCGTGGCTGCAAAGGAGCGTTCCGACCCGGCGCAGGGCGCGGTGCTGCGGTGGTGGCTGGAAGACCGTGTACTACCCGCTTTCTCCGGTCGAGTGCTGCCCTTCGACCTGCTCGCGGCACGGGTGTTGGCCGGTTATCGCGTGCCGGAGTACGCGCCGCTCGACGATGCGCTCATAGCTGCAGTCGCAGAGGCTGCGGGAATGACGGTGGTCACCCGCAACGCGCGTCACTTCGAGCCGCTTGGTGTGGCGTGCCTCGATCCGTGGGTGACGCCAGGGCGCGCGAGTCGCTAG
- a CDS encoding HdeD family acid-resistance protein, giving the protein MNAAPAGAVPVRHTYVGHLLLAVGVVSVLVGLLMLFLPRHTLTALGIVIGLQLIVIGFIRIWAVGAFVAASGLRVLGILLGVITVVAGVICVFRPGTSLLVIAIFIGIGWIADGVVEIVAFARGDVAHRGLALFSGALTLVAGVIVLVYPRSSLVTLTQVIGVLLLIFGISNVAAVLTGRRVVTAGADADV; this is encoded by the coding sequence ATGAATGCGGCTCCTGCCGGCGCGGTGCCGGTGCGTCATACCTACGTCGGGCACTTGCTGCTTGCTGTCGGTGTCGTCTCGGTGCTCGTCGGGCTGCTGATGCTCTTCCTGCCCCGGCACACGCTGACCGCTCTCGGCATCGTGATCGGTCTGCAACTGATCGTGATCGGGTTCATCCGCATCTGGGCAGTCGGCGCCTTCGTCGCCGCGTCCGGGTTGCGGGTGCTCGGAATCCTCCTCGGCGTGATCACGGTTGTGGCGGGCGTGATCTGCGTCTTCCGCCCAGGCACGTCTCTGCTGGTGATCGCGATCTTCATCGGCATCGGCTGGATCGCAGACGGAGTCGTCGAGATCGTCGCCTTCGCCAGAGGTGACGTGGCCCACCGCGGACTGGCGCTGTTCAGCGGTGCGCTCACGCTCGTCGCCGGTGTCATCGTGCTGGTTTACCCGCGCAGTTCGCTGGTCACGCTGACCCAGGTGATCGGCGTGCTCCTGTTGATCTTCGGCATCTCCAACGTCGCCGCTGTGCTCACTGGGCGACGTGTGGTCACGGCCGGAGCAGACGCCGACGTATGA
- a CDS encoding amidohydrolase: MPLDLIAVYQDLHAHPELGFAEHRTAGIVAEHLRAAGYEVTTGVGQTGVVGVLERGDGPTVLLRADMDALPVAEDTGLSYASTQVASRADGTTTPVMHACGHDVHTTCLIGAAYALAADRGWSGRVLAVFQPAEELGRGARAMVADGLFDRFGTPVVVLGQHVAPLPAGVLGVRPGPAFAASDSLRITLYGKGGHGSRPETTCDPVVMAASFVMRLQTIVSRLVSANDVAVVTVGSMHVGTAHNIIADEAVLQLSVRTFDPAVREKVLEAIERFARTETLAAGSDREPLVELIESFPAVVNDGAASEQASAAFASLPKVMVVDPGSVTGSEDVGILAIESGAPCAYWLLGGANPASFAGATSLPEIRQIVASLPSNHSPHFAPVPDPTLRVGVAALVAAARSWLS, translated from the coding sequence GTGCCGCTCGACCTGATCGCCGTCTACCAGGATCTGCACGCCCACCCTGAGCTCGGTTTCGCAGAACACCGGACGGCCGGCATCGTCGCAGAGCACCTGCGTGCCGCGGGTTACGAGGTCACCACGGGTGTCGGGCAGACCGGGGTGGTCGGTGTGCTCGAGCGCGGGGACGGCCCGACGGTGCTGCTGCGCGCGGACATGGACGCCCTGCCCGTCGCCGAAGACACCGGTCTGTCGTATGCCAGCACCCAGGTCGCTTCACGCGCGGACGGCACGACCACCCCCGTGATGCACGCCTGCGGGCACGACGTGCACACCACCTGTCTGATCGGAGCCGCGTACGCGCTGGCAGCCGACCGGGGCTGGTCCGGACGTGTGCTTGCGGTCTTCCAACCGGCGGAGGAACTCGGCCGCGGAGCCCGGGCGATGGTCGCCGACGGGCTGTTCGACCGGTTCGGCACGCCAGTGGTGGTGCTCGGTCAGCACGTCGCGCCGCTGCCGGCGGGCGTCCTGGGAGTCCGGCCAGGTCCGGCCTTTGCCGCCTCGGACTCGCTGCGGATCACGTTGTACGGCAAGGGCGGTCACGGGTCGCGACCTGAGACGACGTGCGACCCCGTGGTCATGGCGGCGTCATTCGTGATGCGCCTGCAGACAATCGTGTCGCGGCTGGTCTCCGCCAACGATGTCGCGGTCGTCACGGTTGGTTCGATGCATGTCGGCACCGCGCACAACATCATCGCCGACGAAGCGGTGCTGCAGTTGAGCGTTCGCACCTTCGACCCAGCCGTCCGCGAGAAGGTGCTGGAGGCGATCGAGCGTTTCGCGCGGACCGAGACGCTCGCGGCCGGCAGTGATCGAGAGCCGCTCGTGGAGCTGATCGAGTCGTTCCCCGCAGTAGTCAACGACGGCGCCGCAAGTGAGCAGGCGAGCGCCGCCTTCGCTTCGCTGCCGAAGGTCATGGTGGTCGACCCTGGCAGTGTGACCGGCAGCGAGGACGTCGGCATCCTCGCCATCGAATCCGGGGCTCCGTGCGCCTATTGGCTGCTCGGCGGTGCGAATCCGGCGTCCTTCGCGGGGGCCACCTCGCTGCCCGAGATCCGCCAGATCGTCGCAAGTCTGCCGTCCAACCACTCGCCGCACTTCGCACCGGTGCCGGACCCGACCCTGCGCGTCGGAGTCGCGGCGCTCGTGGCGGCCGCGCGCAGTTGGTTGTCATGA
- a CDS encoding FUSC family protein, with protein MTASDPVEAPANGKPIGRIIVGIVGCLLPLAVILASPLRDDAVLFYIGFMPSFVALPLGSRLSAAAAGATGVAVFLGLLVGHNAVVSGLFMAVMGVGVALSHTRGWHAPATYVATQAGLAVVAAPQAQSATGGHHAATSLANAAVVGGVALLAGLWVAGIGHVTLSSVRMRPKTRDWDGELQIHAATLAGLLGVSTFVLVHYTGGGNAWWILLTILVSAAPTSAGSITRAVQRAGGTVVGGAVAALLVIGVHDRTALMTLGVIAAIASAVSYLRAPYGVFAGCLTLALVLLTFAEGHRLRGDVERVGYTVLAAVVVVIAALVVDYLTTRYRARPVTL; from the coding sequence GTGACAGCGAGTGACCCTGTCGAAGCCCCTGCGAACGGCAAGCCGATCGGCCGGATCATTGTCGGGATCGTCGGCTGCCTGTTGCCGCTGGCGGTCATTCTGGCGAGCCCGCTGCGGGACGACGCGGTGCTGTTCTACATCGGCTTCATGCCGTCGTTCGTAGCGTTGCCACTTGGCAGCCGTCTGTCGGCGGCGGCGGCTGGCGCGACTGGTGTGGCTGTCTTCCTCGGGCTGTTGGTGGGTCACAACGCTGTCGTGTCAGGGCTGTTCATGGCGGTCATGGGCGTCGGCGTCGCGCTTTCACACACGCGTGGGTGGCATGCACCAGCGACATACGTCGCGACGCAGGCCGGTCTGGCCGTCGTCGCGGCACCTCAGGCGCAGTCGGCAACGGGCGGGCATCACGCGGCGACATCACTGGCCAATGCGGCAGTCGTGGGCGGCGTCGCACTGTTGGCGGGGCTGTGGGTGGCCGGGATCGGACACGTGACGCTGTCGTCGGTGCGCATGCGCCCTAAGACCAGGGACTGGGACGGCGAACTGCAGATCCATGCCGCCACGCTGGCGGGCCTGCTCGGCGTCAGTACTTTCGTGCTGGTGCACTACACCGGAGGCGGGAATGCGTGGTGGATCCTGCTCACGATCCTGGTCAGTGCTGCGCCGACATCGGCTGGCAGCATCACGCGAGCGGTGCAGCGAGCCGGTGGGACCGTGGTCGGCGGTGCAGTGGCGGCCCTGCTCGTGATCGGGGTGCACGATCGGACGGCGCTGATGACGCTCGGCGTGATCGCGGCGATCGCCAGCGCGGTGAGCTACCTGCGCGCGCCGTATGGCGTGTTCGCCGGGTGCCTGACGCTCGCACTGGTGCTGCTCACCTTCGCCGAGGGGCACCGACTGCGCGGCGATGTCGAACGCGTGGGATACACCGTGCTGGCTGCAGTTGTTGTGGTGATCGCTGCACTCGTCGTCGACTATCTGACGACTCGATACAGGGCTCGACCAGTCACGCTTTGA
- a CDS encoding lipopolysaccharide assembly protein LapA domain-containing protein, translated as MSEQSASKSHTVSPRLIGGVVLAVLAVVFVLQNTARGRVSFLFWHITAPSWTWLIVIFVVGVIVGSMFPWFRRRK; from the coding sequence ATGAGCGAGCAGTCAGCATCGAAGTCCCACACCGTCTCCCCTCGCCTCATCGGCGGAGTTGTACTCGCAGTGTTGGCAGTGGTCTTCGTGCTGCAGAACACTGCGCGAGGGCGAGTCTCGTTTCTGTTCTGGCACATCACCGCCCCGTCGTGGACGTGGTTGATCGTGATCTTCGTGGTCGGTGTGATCGTGGGTTCGATGTTCCCTTGGTTCCGTCGCCGCAAGTGA
- a CDS encoding FtsK/SpoIIIE domain-containing protein has protein sequence MAHPSTGMPPSRRLLRLGVLDPATGRRRVVVLRTPTDCTWSQARAALAEAGIETGAAAYVMDVRVGDDDALGCAPLLAGATISAAPTAIDDEHLLELVAVEGPAVGSRIGLTGRVARVGRASGNALRVDDPDLSRCHLLITVDQGRAMVSDGGSTNGTYVDRGPVNAQPVELRAGQRLCAGSTTFMLEHRTRAAVMEVRADDTGRIPFQRAPRKALTLKDIQLYHPEEPRAPERRPLPWLMVLAPLVLAGVMVAVLRNPMFLMFALLSPVMVLGQFINDRSGGAARARTDRTRYEQAVAEVQERRRAACCAELAIRRRIAPPLTEALRAVRTRDERLWSRSPKDVDYLTWRVGTGTITSRVTVRDNTIGGDCCPETLPQAPITVNLDESRVVGINAAPAVRPAVLAGLVTQLAAWQSPLHLRIVVICASSRDRGRWRWCSDIPHLTSSPAAATTVCDAETQDERCAEQINGLLEDVADAPSIGRDGEPPVHTVVMLDGTEQLSSRHDVGRLLREGRRVGVAVVAIAHEMGQLPAECVATVEFPNSTTVMARGGDDVVGLPDLATTALTTTVARGLACLVDATSDVAAGAVPASATLRAVCRKASWLDPTDGAAITAAWQRRSRSTRALLGVSAQGPLWIDLATDGPHALVAGTTGAGKSELLQTLITSLAVANRPDELVFVLVDYKGGAAFRDCARLPHTVGLVTDLDAHLTARALASLEAEVRRRERLMADVGAKDIDDYQQQNPQGPLPRLALVIDEFRVLAEELPDFISGLVRIAAVGRSLGIHLVLATQRPAGVVSADIRANVNLRIALRVREEADSHDVIGSPRAARIDAAAPGRAILRTGGSAEVEFQTARIGGCSDANDRSIEVGVVDERTGAVAWPDAGPETDSGTTDLHRAVAAIRQAADATSAHAPPSPWLDPLSDTVSVGELAGATMSVTGVIGPATAIAFAIADLPAEQTTRVLAWAPDVDGHLAVVGGSRSGRTAAVRTLAAQAAARWPDGGMAMYVFDGGGSLTSLQQLPQCGAAIGRDEITRLTRLITWLTEEIRSRQQQFDATTATSARILLLIDDWETFTDLSEEVTAGRLTDEVMQILRDGPAVGIHTVATGARAFFTGRIAGHFPAKVLLRLSDSGDASLLGIRATQLPQHMPPGRGITIPDAIEIQVAALTGEDPGITDTEVIRRCAATMSASGVRTFEGIPSTCALDAIAPEPNSIIIGIGGDGPAPLGLPLGSAGELTALIAGPSRSGRTTTLLAIAHRLPAGRRACWIAGAGQLPDSLPPGVEPMAYDDPAAVATWLSRHPDGALLVDDLDDMLGTPAEDIVTEHINRSRINGGITCATGQSANVANVFRGAVAELRRRQIGILLQAGRRDGDLLGVQTGPSDRPRPGRGVLAHRGRATEIQIGTPPDPRARVSRHTALIV, from the coding sequence ATGGCCCATCCATCGACAGGTATGCCGCCCTCCCGCCGTCTCCTGCGACTCGGCGTGCTCGACCCGGCAACCGGACGACGGCGGGTGGTCGTCCTGCGCACGCCGACGGACTGCACGTGGTCGCAGGCGCGCGCAGCACTTGCCGAGGCCGGCATTGAGACAGGCGCTGCGGCATACGTGATGGACGTGCGCGTCGGTGACGATGACGCTCTCGGGTGCGCACCGTTGCTGGCCGGTGCGACGATCAGCGCGGCGCCGACCGCCATAGACGACGAGCATCTGCTGGAACTCGTCGCAGTCGAGGGGCCCGCCGTCGGCAGCCGTATCGGGCTGACCGGGCGCGTCGCCAGGGTCGGGCGAGCATCCGGAAATGCCCTGCGCGTCGACGATCCGGATCTGTCGCGCTGCCATCTGCTGATCACCGTCGACCAGGGCCGGGCGATGGTGTCCGACGGCGGGTCGACGAACGGCACGTATGTCGATCGTGGTCCTGTCAATGCTCAACCGGTGGAGCTGCGCGCCGGGCAACGGCTGTGTGCGGGCTCGACGACCTTCATGCTCGAGCACCGCACCAGGGCCGCGGTGATGGAAGTGCGGGCCGATGACACCGGCCGCATCCCGTTCCAGCGTGCGCCCCGGAAAGCATTGACGCTGAAAGATATTCAGTTGTATCACCCCGAAGAGCCACGTGCGCCGGAGCGACGGCCGTTGCCGTGGCTGATGGTTCTCGCGCCGCTCGTGCTGGCCGGCGTGATGGTGGCGGTGCTGCGCAACCCGATGTTCCTGATGTTCGCACTGCTCAGCCCGGTCATGGTGCTCGGGCAGTTCATCAACGACAGGAGCGGCGGGGCAGCACGTGCTCGCACCGACCGCACGAGATACGAGCAGGCGGTCGCTGAGGTACAGGAGCGTCGTCGCGCCGCCTGTTGCGCCGAACTGGCGATACGGCGCCGCATCGCACCGCCGTTGACGGAGGCTCTGCGTGCGGTGCGCACGCGAGACGAACGGCTCTGGTCGCGATCGCCGAAGGATGTCGACTACCTGACCTGGCGCGTCGGCACCGGAACCATCACCAGCCGAGTTACCGTGCGCGACAACACCATCGGCGGCGACTGTTGTCCTGAGACGTTGCCACAAGCGCCGATCACGGTGAATCTCGACGAATCACGCGTCGTCGGCATCAACGCCGCCCCTGCCGTGCGACCCGCCGTCCTGGCCGGCCTCGTGACGCAACTCGCCGCCTGGCAGTCGCCGCTGCATCTGCGGATCGTCGTCATCTGCGCGTCGAGCCGCGACCGTGGACGATGGCGGTGGTGCAGCGACATACCTCACCTGACGTCGTCGCCGGCGGCAGCCACGACCGTCTGCGACGCAGAGACGCAGGACGAGCGGTGCGCCGAGCAGATCAACGGCCTGCTCGAAGATGTCGCAGACGCCCCATCGATCGGCCGGGACGGCGAGCCGCCGGTCCACACGGTCGTCATGCTCGACGGAACCGAGCAGCTGAGCAGCCGCCACGACGTCGGCAGGCTGTTGCGCGAGGGTCGGCGGGTGGGAGTCGCCGTTGTCGCGATCGCCCACGAGATGGGTCAGTTGCCAGCCGAATGCGTTGCCACTGTTGAATTTCCGAACTCCACGACCGTCATGGCCCGTGGTGGTGATGATGTGGTCGGGCTACCTGATCTGGCCACGACCGCGTTGACGACCACGGTGGCACGTGGCCTGGCCTGCCTCGTGGACGCGACCAGCGACGTGGCGGCCGGCGCGGTGCCGGCATCGGCCACTCTGCGAGCTGTATGCCGCAAGGCCTCGTGGCTCGACCCGACCGACGGTGCTGCGATCACGGCTGCCTGGCAACGACGGTCGCGCAGCACACGAGCGCTGCTCGGGGTGAGCGCTCAAGGCCCGTTGTGGATCGATCTCGCTACCGACGGTCCGCATGCGCTCGTTGCCGGCACCACCGGGGCAGGCAAGTCCGAACTGCTGCAGACGCTCATCACCTCGCTGGCGGTAGCCAACCGGCCGGACGAACTCGTCTTCGTGCTGGTCGATTACAAGGGCGGAGCCGCTTTTCGTGACTGCGCCCGGTTGCCACACACCGTCGGCCTGGTGACCGACCTGGATGCCCACCTGACTGCACGGGCGCTGGCGTCGCTGGAGGCCGAGGTACGCCGACGCGAGCGGCTGATGGCCGACGTGGGCGCCAAGGACATCGATGACTATCAGCAGCAGAATCCGCAGGGTCCGCTGCCCAGGCTGGCCCTTGTCATCGACGAATTCCGAGTCCTGGCAGAGGAACTACCCGACTTCATCAGCGGTCTCGTGCGCATCGCCGCGGTCGGACGATCGCTCGGCATACATCTCGTGCTCGCGACTCAGCGCCCTGCCGGCGTGGTGTCTGCGGACATCCGCGCCAACGTGAATCTGCGGATTGCGTTGCGGGTGCGTGAGGAGGCAGATTCCCACGATGTCATCGGCAGCCCACGGGCAGCGCGTATCGACGCCGCGGCACCAGGGCGGGCCATCCTGCGAACCGGCGGATCGGCGGAGGTCGAGTTCCAGACAGCGCGCATCGGCGGGTGCAGCGATGCGAACGACCGCAGCATCGAAGTCGGTGTGGTCGATGAACGCACAGGTGCTGTCGCATGGCCGGATGCCGGACCAGAAACCGACTCTGGCACAACAGATCTGCACCGAGCTGTCGCGGCGATACGGCAGGCGGCAGACGCAACGAGCGCTCACGCTCCCCCGTCACCGTGGCTGGATCCGCTGAGCGACACCGTCTCGGTCGGCGAACTGGCCGGGGCGACGATGAGCGTGACCGGTGTGATCGGTCCGGCTACTGCCATCGCCTTCGCCATCGCCGACCTGCCTGCCGAGCAGACCACTCGCGTGTTGGCGTGGGCACCGGACGTCGACGGGCACCTCGCTGTGGTCGGTGGTTCGAGATCGGGCCGCACGGCCGCTGTCCGAACGCTTGCAGCGCAGGCTGCCGCACGGTGGCCCGACGGTGGCATGGCGATGTACGTCTTCGACGGCGGGGGTTCACTCACGTCCCTGCAGCAACTTCCACAGTGCGGCGCTGCCATCGGCCGCGACGAGATCACCCGACTGACCCGACTCATCACCTGGTTGACCGAGGAGATCCGTTCGCGGCAGCAGCAATTCGACGCGACCACAGCGACTTCGGCTCGCATCTTGCTGTTGATCGACGACTGGGAGACCTTCACCGACCTGAGCGAGGAGGTGACCGCCGGCCGGCTCACGGACGAGGTCATGCAGATCCTGCGAGACGGACCGGCCGTCGGGATCCACACCGTGGCAACGGGTGCACGGGCCTTCTTCACCGGGCGAATCGCAGGGCATTTCCCTGCGAAAGTCCTTCTACGACTCAGTGACTCGGGTGATGCGAGCCTGCTCGGCATTCGTGCGACCCAATTGCCACAGCACATGCCACCTGGCCGCGGGATCACCATCCCCGATGCGATCGAAATCCAGGTGGCGGCGCTCACCGGCGAAGATCCGGGCATCACCGACACAGAGGTGATCCGACGGTGCGCCGCAACGATGTCCGCATCCGGTGTGCGCACCTTTGAAGGAATCCCATCCACCTGCGCGCTGGATGCCATTGCGCCCGAGCCGAATTCGATCATCATCGGCATCGGCGGCGACGGTCCCGCACCGCTCGGACTGCCGCTCGGCAGCGCCGGCGAACTGACCGCCTTGATCGCCGGACCATCTCGCAGCGGCCGCACCACGACCCTGCTTGCGATTGCCCATCGTTTGCCGGCCGGACGCCGCGCTTGCTGGATCGCCGGTGCCGGGCAGCTTCCCGACTCGCTTCCACCCGGTGTCGAACCGATGGCGTATGACGATCCGGCCGCCGTGGCGACGTGGCTGAGTCGCCATCCCGACGGCGCCCTGCTCGTCGACGACCTGGACGACATGCTCGGCACGCCGGCGGAGGACATCGTGACCGAACACATCAACCGCAGCCGCATCAACGGTGGAATCACCTGCGCCACAGGGCAGTCCGCCAACGTGGCCAATGTTTTCCGTGGCGCGGTGGCCGAGTTGCGACGCCGGCAGATCGGCATACTGCTGCAGGCCGGACGCCGTGACGGCGACCTGCTCGGAGTGCAGACCGGCCCCTCCGACCGCCCGCGCCCGGGGCGTGGCGTGCTCGCTCATCGCGGCCGTGCGACCGAGATTCAGATCGGCACACCGCCCGACCCGCGGGCACGGGTGTCGCGTCACACTGCACTGATCGTGTAG
- a CDS encoding ABC transporter substrate-binding protein, translating to MKSAVAAVGVIAVSASLVAGCGSSSSKGASSSGGMTTVNVAYVPLGLFAPLYVAQKKGYFAANGIKVDLNKVTSGQDAIPLAASGKEDVVIGGFSAGLFSSINAGLDIKVVGSMNVADGSTTNAPSQIVVGKNSGITSVAQLKGKKIAVLAGPGGAGAFILGEILKSANLTIKDVTMVNLTSSDMPAAVASGSVDAAVASWPYTTQITSAGGTAIAVPPSGLASGGVVYGGSFAKNTKVATAFMHALQEASRDLQGDYRTNSALVADISAYTGQPVSSIKSAPYNVWEPTLAPLPQQLENMQNIWIAAGALSYSSPIESSKYVNTSFTG from the coding sequence ATGAAATCAGCAGTTGCAGCCGTCGGGGTCATCGCCGTCAGCGCGAGTCTCGTTGCCGGATGCGGAAGTTCGTCAAGCAAGGGTGCTTCGTCGTCGGGAGGAATGACCACCGTCAACGTCGCCTACGTTCCGCTCGGTCTGTTTGCTCCGCTGTACGTGGCACAGAAGAAGGGATATTTCGCTGCCAACGGCATCAAGGTCGACCTGAACAAGGTCACGTCAGGTCAGGACGCAATCCCGCTGGCGGCATCCGGCAAGGAGGATGTCGTCATCGGCGGATTCAGCGCCGGTTTGTTCAGTTCGATCAACGCCGGCCTCGACATCAAGGTCGTCGGCTCGATGAACGTCGCCGACGGTTCCACCACCAACGCACCCTCGCAGATCGTCGTTGGCAAGAACTCCGGCATCACGTCCGTCGCCCAACTGAAGGGCAAGAAGATTGCGGTGCTCGCCGGGCCAGGCGGGGCGGGAGCGTTCATTCTCGGTGAGATCCTCAAGTCGGCGAACCTCACCATCAAGGACGTCACGATGGTCAACCTGACCTCCTCCGACATGCCGGCCGCCGTGGCATCCGGATCTGTCGATGCCGCCGTCGCCTCATGGCCCTACACGACGCAGATCACCAGTGCCGGTGGCACCGCCATCGCCGTGCCGCCCTCGGGACTGGCATCCGGCGGTGTCGTCTACGGCGGATCGTTCGCCAAGAACACCAAGGTCGCGACCGCTTTCATGCACGCGTTGCAGGAGGCCTCGCGCGACCTGCAGGGCGACTACCGCACGAATTCCGCTCTCGTTGCTGACATCAGCGCGTACACGGGTCAGCCGGTGTCCTCGATCAAGTCTGCGCCGTACAACGTCTGGGAACCCACACTGGCACCGCTGCCGCAACAGCTGGAGAACATGCAGAACATCTGGATCGCCGCCGGCGCGCTGAGCTACAGCTCTCCCATCGAGTCCTCGAAGTACGTCAACACGTCGTTCACCGGCTGA
- a CDS encoding ABC transporter permease, with protein sequence MTTGTQSPTAGAADTEFEEAVRQTEQRRRRARRRDVCLGIGFPIVLLLVWQVAADTHLIDQKIYTAPTKIVSDAVDQIRNHTLLTDLWATTYRLILGYVFGSIAGVIVGVLMGSVRAVRAALEPTLSALYALPKIAILPLLLLIFGISDLPRILLTAIGVFFVLQINTLQGIIYTDARYLEAADAFGARGWRRLVRIVIPAALPQIFTGLRVAAGMAVIIVTAIEFVAANNGLGYLIWNSWQIFQPATMFVGMATVSILGAVLTGVVALVERFAMPWRRDRS encoded by the coding sequence ATGACCACCGGCACCCAGAGCCCCACAGCCGGCGCAGCGGACACCGAGTTCGAGGAGGCCGTGCGTCAGACAGAACAGCGGCGACGACGTGCACGGCGACGCGATGTGTGTCTGGGCATCGGCTTCCCGATCGTGCTGCTGCTCGTGTGGCAGGTGGCCGCCGACACGCACCTGATCGACCAGAAGATCTACACCGCGCCGACCAAGATCGTGTCCGACGCTGTGGACCAGATCCGCAATCACACGCTGCTGACCGACCTGTGGGCGACGACCTACCGGTTGATCCTCGGTTATGTCTTCGGATCGATCGCCGGTGTGATCGTCGGCGTACTCATGGGATCCGTCCGGGCCGTGCGCGCCGCGCTCGAACCGACGTTGTCAGCGTTGTACGCACTGCCGAAGATCGCCATCCTGCCGCTGTTGTTGCTGATCTTCGGAATCTCCGACCTGCCTCGGATCCTGCTGACCGCAATCGGCGTCTTCTTCGTACTGCAGATCAACACCTTGCAGGGGATCATCTACACCGACGCCAGGTATCTGGAGGCCGCCGACGCGTTCGGGGCGCGAGGGTGGCGGCGTCTGGTGCGGATCGTCATACCGGCCGCACTGCCGCAGATCTTCACGGGCCTTCGAGTGGCAGCCGGCATGGCGGTCATCATCGTCACCGCCATCGAGTTCGTCGCAGCGAACAACGGACTCGGATACCTCATCTGGAACTCGTGGCAGATCTTCCAGCCGGCAACGATGTTCGTCGGTATGGCGACCGTCTCCATCCTCGGCGCCGTTCTCACCGGCGTCGTCGCGCTGGTCGAGCGTTTCGCGATGCCATGGCGCCGCGACCGTTCCTGA
- a CDS encoding ABC transporter ATP-binding protein, which produces MMTAEIAFAVQDLHKVFFSKGRPVHALNSIDLVVEQGSFTCILGPSGCGKSTLLRILGGLEEPTSGSVLVSGRPAIEAKDQTAFVFQDHGVFPWLTVLDNVAFGLEMAGRRKSERRDIAAHWLQRVGMEQFAGAYPEQLSGGMRQRVAIARAFAMDAPYLLMDEPLGALDAQTRRLMQEQLLQLWQDERKTVVLVTHAIEEALLLGDRVVTMTARPGRIKEDDVVPLERPRTLALEADPQFIAMKSAIWQTLRDEVNEAMGQSA; this is translated from the coding sequence ATGATGACGGCGGAAATCGCCTTCGCCGTGCAGGATCTGCACAAGGTGTTCTTCAGCAAGGGCCGGCCGGTTCACGCGCTCAACTCGATCGACCTCGTGGTGGAGCAGGGCTCGTTCACGTGCATCCTCGGGCCGTCCGGTTGCGGAAAGTCGACGCTGCTGCGGATCCTCGGCGGGTTGGAGGAGCCGACCAGCGGCAGCGTCCTGGTGTCGGGTCGCCCGGCAATCGAGGCCAAGGATCAGACCGCCTTCGTCTTTCAGGATCACGGGGTCTTTCCGTGGCTCACCGTGCTCGACAATGTCGCCTTCGGCTTGGAGATGGCGGGCCGCCGCAAGAGCGAGCGACGTGACATCGCTGCGCACTGGCTGCAGCGCGTCGGCATGGAACAGTTCGCAGGCGCCTACCCGGAGCAACTCTCCGGTGGGATGCGTCAACGCGTTGCAATAGCAAGGGCATTCGCCATGGATGCGCCATACCTGTTGATGGACGAACCCTTGGGTGCCCTCGACGCGCAGACACGCCGGCTCATGCAGGAACAACTGCTGCAACTGTGGCAGGACGAGCGTAAGACCGTCGTCCTGGTCACCCACGCGATCGAGGAGGCACTCCTGCTCGGTGACCGTGTGGTGACGATGACCGCCCGGCCCGGCCGTATCAAGGAGGACGACGTCGTTCCGTTGGAGCGGCCTCGCACCCTGGCACTCGAAGCCGACCCGCAGTTCATTGCGATGAAGTCGGCGATCTGGCAGACACTTCGCGACGAGGTCAACGAAGCGATGGGGCAGAGCGCATGA